The stretch of DNA GGCGGCGTGCTCACGCAGCTCGTACAGGATCTCCTCCATCTCGAACGCGGCCAGGACGGTCTCGATCAGGACCGTGGCCCGGATGCTCCCGCGCGGGACGTCCAGCGCGGTCTGCGCCGCGACGAACACGTCGTTCCATAGCTGGGCCTCGAGGTGGGACTCGAGCTTGGGGAGATAGAAGTAGGGCCCGCTTCCCCGGTGCAGCTGCTCCCGGGCGTTGTGGAAGAAGACCATCCCGAAGTCGAACAGGCTGGCGGAGATGGGGGAGCCGTCGACCAGGACGTGCGCCTCGTCCAGGTGCCAGCCGCGAGGCCGGATGACCAGGGTGGCGATATGCTCGGCGAGGGCATACGCCTTCTCCGCGCTCTGGAAAGTGAGCTCGCGGCGAACTGCGGACGCCACGGCCCACTGGCCGGTCACGACGTTGTCCCAGGTGGGGGACAGGGCGTCCTCGAAGTCGGCCATGAATACCTTCGCGCCGCTGTTGAGGGCGTTGATCATCATCTTGGGCTCGACCGGGCCGGTGATCTCCACCCGACGGTCTTCAAGGTCGGCCGGAGCGGGCGCCACCCGCCAGTCGGGGTCCTCACGGACATGAGCCGTGTTGGGCAGGAAGTCCGGCAGCTCGCCGGTATCGAACCGAGCCTGCCGCTCGGATCGGTCCCCGAGAAGCCGCAGGCGACGGGCATTGAAAGACCGATGCAGGCTGGCCACGAAGATCAGGGCCTCCGCTGTCAACACCTCGTCCGTGTGCGGGTTTGATAGACCGATGACCTCAACGCCGGCCGGGAGTGTCGCTTTCTCGCTCACTTGCTGTTCCTCCCGTACGACAGCGGCTTGATGGGGCGCCCGGCGGCGGAGTCCTCGATGAGGAACGTCAGGCGGCGTTCGCGAGTTGCTTCCTGCTTGGCTGAGAGGACCCAGAAAGCTGCCTGTCGACGGTAGCCGGGCGCCTGCGCCTGCCAGTATGTCCAGGCCGTGGGCTCGGCTTTGATCCGGGCTTCGAGCCGGGGAGGGAGCTGCTGCCGGAGCGGGTTGTCCCGCATGTACGGCATGTCCTTGCTTTGGTCCCGCTCCTCGAACGCCAGCCGCCCGGCGGGATGCATGCGGCCGGCCTTCGTCAATTCGGCGACCGTGGCGATGTTATTCGCGCTCCAGCTGCTGCCTTTGCGGCGCGGTGTGAACCGGTTGGTGTGCACCTCGTCATCGATCCGATAGCCGATCCCGTCGATCCACCCAAAGCACAGGCCCTCCTCGACCGCCTCCGGATAGGTCATCGCCGTCTTGCCAACTCCCCTGCGGTAGTAGCCCACCCACAGCTCGCCGACCGACGCGTGGTTGGCCTCCAACCACGCCCGAAACTCCTCCTGGGTGGGGAAGATGGCCACCTCACGGGACGCCGGCCTATTCACGTTTGTGGAGCGCGCCGTACCATACGCGCGATTGTCGACCAGGAGACGAACGCCGGCATGCCCCTCTATCTTGACACTCACGACCACATTCCCGGTCTGACTGGGGAAGCCGTGGCGCAGGCCCACGCGCGTGACCTCGAGGTCGGCCCGAAGTACGCCGTGTCGTACCTGCGCTACTGGTACGACGAAGCGACGGGCAAGGTGTTCTGCCTGGTCGACGCGCCCAGCGCCCAGGCCGCCGAGGACGTCCATCGTGAGGCGCACGGACTGCTGGCGGACCGCATCCAGGAGGTCCAGGAGGGGGTCTAGCTCACCCGGCTGGCGTCCGCCAGCACGACCTCCAACGAAAGACGACGGCCCGCCGCTCGCACGCCGGTGAGGGGTCCGCGCCCCAGCTCACCCTCCAACGCCGCCAGAACCTGATCCCGCTCTGCAGCATCCGCCGGAGGCAGCGACGCACCGATCGCCTCACGCTGCGCATCGGCGAAGCCCATGAGCCGCGCCGCCCACTCGGGTTGCGAAGCGGCGGCAACCCGAGCCAACCGGTCGCAGGCGGTGGCCAGCCCACCACGGTCTCCCAGCTGACGTCGCTGCTCGATGCTGGACCGATAGAGCCGCTCCGCCTCGGCCAGATTCCCCTCTACCGCGGCGATGTCGCCCAGGAACATCTCCGTCCGGGCCACGCCCCGGCCGTCACCGAAACGACTGAAGATGTCGAGAGCCTCCGCGTGACGAGCTCGGGCCTCGGCCGTGTCGCCGTCCTGCAGGCTGAAGGTCGCGGCTCGACCGAGCGCCAAAGCGACGCCCATGAAGTCTCCCTCAGCCCGGAAGGTCGCAATGCTCTGGTCGGACAGCTGGCGTGCCTCGTCACCGTCTCCCTGGCGAGCAGCCACGTCGGCCAGGTTCAACAGGCCGAACGCAGCTCCCCGGGTGTCCCGCGTGCCGCGGAGGATCGCAATCGACTCTTCGTATAACTCGCGGGCCCGGCCGTAATCTCCGCGCTCGACGGAGACGTTGGCCAGGTTGCTTCCGGCATACGCGATGCCGTTCTGATTCCCAAGCTGGCGTTGGGTATCCAGGGCGCCCTGATGGGCCTCGATGGCAGCGGGCAGGTCGCCCTGCTGAGCGGCCAGGCTGCCAAGACCGGTCAGCGCGTTGGCTCGCAGCTCCGAGATCTCGCCATCCGTCCGGGCCAGGGCCCGTGCCAGCCAGCTCCGAGCTTCGACCAGGTGTCCGCCGATCTCCCAGTAACGCCACAAGTTGCCCGCCAGGCGCAGTTCGGCGCCGGCTCCATCTGGGTCATCGTCGCTCCACTGGAGCGCTGCGCGCAGGTTCTCGTGCTCGATCGCCAGCTGGTCGACCGCCGGTCCGGCGGCCGGTCCGGCGAACAGGGTCGGCGCGATGCGCTCCACCAGCTCGAGCATGAAGGCCTGGTGTCGAGCACGGACCGCCCCGGTCGGGTCATCCTCGATGAGCCGCTCCTGGGCATATTGCCGAACGGTCTCCAGAAGCCGATACCGGGCCTCGGCCGCGCCTTCCTCGGCGACCACCAGCGAGCGGTCGATCAGCCGGCTGAGAAGGTCCAACACGTCGGCGCGCTCGACGATGTCGTTGGCGCATACCGCCTCGGCTGCGTCCAACCCGAAGCTGCCGACGAACACCGACAGACGCATGAGCAGGGCCCGTTCTGCATCGGTCAGCAGGTCGAAGCTCCAGTCCATGGCTGCTTTGAGCGTGCGATGCCGGGGCAGTGCCATCCGGCTGCCGCCGGTCAGCAGCCGGAATCGATCATCCAGCCGGGCCGCGATCTGTTCTGGCGGCAACGACTTGACGCGCGCCGCGGCCAGTTCGATGGCGAGCGGGATGCCGTCCAGTCGCCGGCAGATCTGAACCACGGCCGCCGCGTTCCGCTCGTTGAGAACGAATGCGGGTTGGACTGCCCTGGCGCGATCCACGAACAGGCGAACCGCCTCTGACTCGGCGAGCATGGTGACTGATGCGTCGCCCGGCTTGGGCAGATCCATGGAGGGAACCGGGTAGAGGCTCTCGCCGCGGATGCCCAGCGCTTCGCGGCTGGTGGCCAACACCCGGAGGTTCCGGCACGCGCGGAGGAGCGCGTCGATGACCTCCGCGGCGGGCTCGAGCACGTGCTCGCAGTCGTCAAAGACGAGGAGCTGGCGGCGAGACTCCAGGTGCTGGGCGAGGGTGGTCAGGATGGAGACGCCCGGCTGTTCCTTGACGCGCAGCGTCGCTGCCACGGTCTCCGGAACCAGCGATCCATCGCCCAGCACGGCCAGTTCGATCACCCAAGCGCCATCCGGGAAGAGGTCCATCGCTTGCGCGGCCACTTCCAGCGCCAGACGGGTCTTCCCGACGCCACCCGGGCCGGTGAGCGTGAGCAGAGGGGTCGTCGTCAGCCGTTGGCTGGCCTCGGCCAGCGATTCGGCGCGGCCGACGAAGCTGGACAACTGACGTGGCAGGTTGTTCGGCCAGTTGTCGAGCGAGCGCAACGGCGGAAACTCGGACGGAAGGTCCGTGGCGCTGGCCTGGAAGACCCGCTCCGGATGGGGCAGGTCCTTGAGCCGATGCTCGCCAAGGTCGCGCAGGAGCGCGCCGCCCGGTGTCTCGCCGCGAAGTAGGTCGTGGGTGGTGAGCGAAAGCAGGATCTGGCCGCCATGGCCGGCCGCGCAGATGCGCGACGCTCGATGCACGTCGAGGCCGACCAGCATGGCGTCGGAGCTCACCGGCTCCCCGGTGTGGATCCCGATCCGCGCCTCGAGGTTGGCACCGGCGTGCCACGCGTGGTCGCGGAACGATCGCTGGGCGGCGAGAGCGGCCGACACCGCACCCCGCGCCGAGGGGAATGAGAAGAAGAGCCCGTCACCGGCCGTGTCCACCAGGGCACCCCGTTCAACTTCGGCGGCGGTGCTCATCAGCCGGCGATAGTCGCGCAGCACGGCCCCGTAGTCGTCGCCGAGCTCGGCCAGCATCCGGGTGGAACCGGCGATGTCCACGAACAGCAGGGTGACGGTGGCGCCGCGCGGACTTTCGGTCACCAGCCGCCTTCCTCGCGGATCAAGCGGCGGAGGACGCGTCCCGCCACCAGGCGGCGGTAGTTCGCCGTGGAGCGGACGTCGTCGATGGGCTGGATTTCGGCTTCCAGGGCGGTCACCGCCGCGTCGGCCGCGGCACGCACCGGCTGCTGCCCGTCGAGGGCGGCCTCCGTGGCTCCAGCCCGGACCGGAGTGGCCGCCACGGAGCCCAGCGCGACGCGCGTGTCGATCCAGGCCCCGTCCTCGCCGGTGTGCCACGACACGGCCATGACGACCTTGCTGATCGCCTGTGCGCGCCGCGTCCCCACCTTCCGGAACCGGACGCGGCGGCGTGGGAGCAGCGGCACGCGAACCCGCAGAACCAGCTCGTCGTCGCGACGGGCGGTCTCCCGATACCCGGTGAAGAAGTCCAGCGCCGCCACGGAACGTTCGCCGCCGGCACTCCCCAGAACGACCAGCGAGTCGGTTGCCAGCCAGATGGGCAGCGTATCGCCGGCAGGCGAGGCATTGACCAGGTTCCCGCCGACGGTGCCACGGTTCTGGATCTGGGCCGCCCCAATGGTGGCCGATGCCTCGGCCAGGGCCGGTAGCAGCTCACCCACCAGGGCCGATTGACGCAGCTCGGTGTACGTCGTCAGGGCACCAATGACCAGCTCGTCGCCCCCCAGGTTGATCCCACGCAGCTCGTCCAATGCCCAGATATCGAGGACTCGCTCCGGCGGGGGACCGAGCTCGCCCGTGATCTGGACCAGCAGATCGGTTCCTCCAGCCAGCGGGCGCCAGGCCGCCCCGCCGTCGGTCAGCAGGCCATAGGCGTCAGCCAGCGATCTCGGGCTCTCGACAGGAGGCTCCGCCGGCATCGGTCAGGCCTGGGCCTCCGCCGTCCCCGACCGACGGGCATCGGCCAGGACGATGGCGTCGATGATCTTCGTGTACCCGGTGCACCGGCACAGGTTGCCGGCAATCGCCTCCCGCACGGCCTCCTCGGTAGCCTCCATCCCGCTGGCCAGGAACGCCTCCCCAGCCATGAGCATGCCGGGAGTGCAGATCCCGCACTGGGCGCCACCGGTCTCCAGGAACGCGGCCTGCAGCAGATTCAGGGCACCGGCCGCGGCCAGGCCCTCCACCGTGTCCACCCGCGCACCTTCGACCTGGCATACCGGCACCAGGCAGGAATCCACGACCTCACCGTCGATCAGCACCGAGCACGCTCCGCACTCGCCCTCGCCGCACCCCTCCTTGGTGCCGGTCAGGCCCAGGTCCTCGCGCAGGACGTCCAGCAGGCGCCGCATGCCCGGCGACTCGACCTGGGTGGCGATCCCGTTCACGGTCAGCCGATACGTCATGCCGGGCGCTCCGCGCTGATCCCCGGCGGTCCGGGGGCGGGCGAGCCCGTCAACGCCGCCAGCACGCGCTCGGGAGTGGCCGGCAGGTCGCAGATCCAGGATCCGGTCGCGTCGTGGATGGCCGCCACCACCGCGGGCGCCACCACGTCCATGGGCAGCTCGCCCACGCCCTTGGCCCCGTGCGGCGCGCCGCTGTACGGATGCTCGAGCAGGATGGAGGTGATGCGCGGCGCATCCATGGCGGTGGGAATGAGATACGTCGCCAGCCGGTCGTTGAGGTAGCGGCCGTCGACCAGCTTCAGCTCCTCGATGGTCGCGTACCCGACCGCCTGCAGCGAGCCGCCCTCGACCTGGCCCTCGGCCATGACCTGGTGGATGACGTGGCCGATCTCGTCGGCGCTCACCACGTCGCGCACCGTCACCTCCCCGGTGTCCAGGTCGACCTCCACCTCGGCCACCGCACAGGCCCAGCCGAAGCACGGGTAGGCGTCCCCGGTGTAGGTCGCGTCGTCGAACGTGACCCCCGGGTAGGGCTGGAACTGCTCGTCCACCCGCAGGTTTCCGTGTTCGGCCGCGAAGGACCGATAGGTGTCGGCAAAGGATCCCCCGGCAGCCTCCTCGACCTGGGCGCGCATTCGCTGGGCGGCTTTGATCAGCAGGCCTCCGACCACCATCGCCGTCCGGGACGCCACGGTGGGGCCCGAGTCGGGAACGATGGAGGTGTCCTGGGGCGCGATCTCGACCTCGTCGGGGCTGATCTCCAGCGCTTCCCCGACCAGCTGCGGGAAGATCGTCTTCGTCCCCTGACCCATTTCGGTCGAGGCGGTCAGGATCCGGATCCTCCCGTCCGCCGTCAGCTCCAGCGACGCGACGCTGGCTAGATGCACCTCGCCCGAGCCGGTGAAGCCGGCGCCGTGCCAGGCCAGGGCGATCCCGATGCCGCGCGCCGAATGCGCGTCGTCGGAGCGCTGAGCGCGCGCCTTTCTTGTATGTGCCGCGACTCCCTCGTACTCGCTGGCCTGGGCCGCCGCCTCCAGCACCTCCAGCCCGGCCACGCTCTCGCGCAGCACCTGCCCGGTGGGCGTCACGCCGCCCTCCCGGTACACCCATTTGCGGCGCAGGGCGAGCGGCGAGAGGTCCAGGCGCTCCGCGATCCGGTTGACCTGGGTCTCGGCCGCAAACTCGGTCTGCGGCGCACCGAAGCCGCGGAACGCCCCGTTCGGAGGCGTGTTGGTGGCCATGGCGCGGCCGCGGATTCGGACGTTGGGGCACTCGTACGGCCCGCCGGCGTGGATCGTGCCGCGGCTGAGCACGACCGGGGTCAGGGTCACGTACGCGCCGCCGTCCATGACGACCTCGATGTCCTGGGCCACCAGCTCCCCGTCACGGGTCACCCCGGTCCGGTGCCGGACCCACGCCGGATGGCGTTTGGTGGTGGCGCTGATGTCCTCGTGGCGGTCGTAGATCATCCTGACCGGCTTGCCCACCCGCTGGGCCAGCAGGGCGGCGTGGAGGGCAATGATCGAGGGGTACTCCTCCTTGCCGCCGAAACCCCCGCCCGTCTCGGCCTGGATGACCACGGCCTTGGCATCGGTCAGGTTCAGAGCCCGCTTGAGTGCGCTGTGGATGTAATACGGGCACTGCATCGAGCCGTGGACCTCGATCCCGCCGTCGGGGCGGGGGACGGCGATCATGGCCTGGTTCTCAATGTACAGCTGCTCCTGGTGGCCGACCCGGTAATCACCCTCGACCACGATGTCGGCGGCGGCCAGCCCAGCCTCGATGTTGCCCTTCGTCAGCTCGAAATGGGCGAACTCACGTGTTGAGAGCAGCGGGTCGAAGATGGCCGGCAGGCGCTCGGTGCGGAGCGTGACGTGACGCTTCGCCACGCGCAGCAGATCACGGTCCGGCGCGGCCAGCAAGCACACCGGCTCGGCCTGGTGCTGGATCTCGCCGCCGACCGGGACGAGCACCGGCTGGTCATCCTTGATCAGGGCCACGACGTTCTCGCCGGGGATGTCCGCCGCGGTCACGACCACCACCTTGGACCAGTCGAAGTCCGGGTCAAGATCGATTCCCAGCAGGCGCGCGTGGGGCTCGGTGGAGCGGACGGTGGCCCCGTACCAGGCTCCCGGAAAGACCAGGTCGTCGGCGTACTGGGCCAGCCCGGTCAGCTTCTCGGGGCCTTCGCGGCGCAGGGGAAGAGCCGGACGAGTACGCCCGGGGGCGATGGTCCCGGGTGCCAGGAGGAGCGGCGTCTCGGGAAGCGTCGGGGTGCTCACGGCGGCATGGTATCTAGTCCCGCCCGTGGCGCAGGGCGCGGCCCGGCAGGGCGCCGGTATGCCGGCCGCCATCCACGACCACGGTGCCGTTGACGACCACGTAGTCAATGCCGTCGGGAAACTGGCGCGGCTCGTCGTAGGTCGCGTTGGAACGCACGCGGGCCGGGTCGAAGACGACCAGATCGGCGACGTAGCCGTCGCGCAGCAGGCCGCGGTCGCGGAGCCCCAACCGCGCCGCGGGGGCGGAAGTCATCTTGCGCACCGCTTCTTCCAACGACAGGCGCCGCTCGTCGCGGACGAACTGACCCAGCACCCGCGGGAACGATCCGTAGGTGCGGGGGGACGGCTTCAGACCGATGAACGTCGAGTCGGTGCCAACCATGCCCGCCGGGTGGGCCACGAAATGGGGGAGCGTCTCGGACCACGGCCCGGGGGTGACCTGGTTGATCCGCAGGTCCTCGGCCAGCAACAGGTCGCACAGGGCGTCGATCGGGTCGACCCCCAGCTCGCGACCGACATCCTCGAGCGTGAGGCCCTCCCAGCGTTGGTTGGCCTCGGTGGCGAAGGCACCCAGGCGGACGTCCCCCCAATCCAGCGGGGCACCGTGGGCCGGTCCGTGACGCTGGATCTCGTCGTGCAGGCGGCGGCGGATCGTGGCGTCGGCGAGTCGCTCCTTGAGCGGCCCGGGCCCGCCGGCCTGCACCCACTGCGGGACCTGGATGAGAAGCCGCGTGGAGGCCCACTCGTACGGGTAGGTGTCGAACGTCACGTCGCGACCCGCGTCCCGCGCATCGTCGACCAGCGCCAGCATCGGCTCATGACCCCCCGGATAGGTCTGCCGGTGGTAGAAGTGGGTGAGGTGGACCGGCCCGTCCGCCATCTCGCCGATCTGGAGCGCCTCGCGGAACGGGTCGAGGTAGCGGTCACCCAGATCGTATCGGACGTGGGTGTGGTAGAAGCCGCCGTGCCGCGCGGCGGCGGCCGTTAGATCGGCCAGTTCCCCCATGCTGGCGTACGACCCGGGTGGGTAATCCAGTCCGCTCGAGACCCCGTACGCGCCCTCGGCCATTCCCTCGCGCAGCATGGCTCGCATGTCGGACATGGCCATGTGATCGGCGGGGATGTCGTCCCAGCCCATGGCGCAGATCCGGAGCGCGGAGTTTCCGATCAGGAACGCGACGTTGACCGCCACCTGGCCGTCAAATCGGCCGAGGTAGCTGGCCACCGTGTCCCAGTCCAGCGCCACGTCGGGCCGCCCGTCGAGCCCCGCGTTCATCTCGACCAGGGACGCCAAGTCGGATGCCCTCGACATCGGTGCGTACGACAGGCCGTCGACGCCGATGACCTCGGTCGTCACTCCCTGGCGGACCTTGGGCTCATGGAGCGGCTCGTGCAGCAGCCACAGCCCGGAGTGTGAATGAAGGTCGATGAACCCCGGCGCCACCACCAGACCGGCGGCGTCGATCACGCGCCCGGCGGGCGGCGAGGGCTGGTCCGTATCCAGCAGGCGCAGGCGACCGTCGGCCACGGCCAGCGACCCGGCTCGACCCGGCGCTCCGCTGCCGTCCACCAGCGTCCCGCCAATGATGAGGAGGTCGGTCACGAGCCGCTGTTCGGTCTGGGCATCGGCCCTCCCTCCCGACCATGACGCGCGGCGACCAGCTCGGCCACGATGGCCAGGCCGATCTCGGCCGGCTCCCGGCCGCCCAGGTCGAGGCCGATGGGCGCGTGCAGGCGGGCCAGATGCGCGTCGTCCACGCCGGCTGCTCGAAGGCGCGCGCGACGGTCCGCCTGGGCACGCTGGCTGCCGATGGCGCCCACGTAGCCGATGTCCGCGCTCAGCGCCGCCACCAGGGCCGGCTCGTCGATCTTCGGGTCGTGGGACAGGACGACCACCGAGTCGTCGGGCCGCAGTTCGCGGGCCGCGAACGCGCGATCCGGCCAGTCGGCGATGACCTCCAGGCCCTCGAGGCGTGGCTGCTCAGCGAACAACCGCCGCGGGTCGACCACCAGCGGGGTCAGGCCCGCCCGCGCCGCAAACGCGGCCACGTGCTCGGCGATGTGGCCCGCGCCCACGATCCAGACCCGCGGCGCCGGCAGCGCACGGTCGTAGACCGCGTCGGACCCGTCGGTCGCAGCCACTGCTTCCTGACCGTCCAGGACGCGTTGCGTCCCCACCGCGGTTCCTGTGATGCCGATCTCCCGGGCCGCCGGCTTGCCTGCGGCGATCAGGGCGGTGAAGAGCTCGACCAACGAAGCGCTGTGCCCGCGCACGGGCTCGATCAGAACCTCGATGCTGCCGCCGCACATGAGACCCACTTCCAGGCCCTGGTCATCGCTGATCCCGTAGCGGCGCAGGACCGATTCCCCGCTCCGCAGCACCGCGCGGGCATGCTCGACGACATCGCCTTCCACGCAGCCCCCGCTGACCGAGCCCGCCATCTGGCCTTCGGCAGACACCGCCAGCTTGGCCCCCACCCCGCGTGGGGCCGACCCCTCGACCCGCACCACGGTCGCCAAGGCCGCGTCCTGACCCTCCTTGCGCCAGGCGCGCAGAGCCGCCAGCGCCTCGTCGATCATGGGTCCAGTATGCCGCCCATGGAGGACCGATCGGAGGTGGCCGCGGTGATCCTGGCCGCGGGCCTGGGACGACGCTTCGGCGGGCCCAAGGCGGTCGCGCGGCTGCGGGGGCGGACCCTGCTCGCGCATGTTGCTGCCCTGGCGCGGGCTGCGGGGCTGGAGCCGGTCATCGCCGTGGTTTCCGGCACCCCAGACGCCCCGGAGGGCGTCATTCCCGTGGTCAACCCGAAACCGGAGCGAGGGCTCAGCTCGTCGCTGCAGCTCGGCATCGGCGCCGTGCCTCCGGGCCAGGCGGCCGTGGTGCTGCTGGTGGACCAGCCCACCCTGGCCCCGGAGAGCATCGCGGCCGTGCTCGCCGCTCGCGGGACGCGCCCCATCCTCGCCGCCCAGTCGGGTGGCCGCCTCGCGCCGCCGGTGCTCCTCGAACCCGAGGCATTCCCCGTGGTGGCGACGCTGGCCGGTGACATCGGTCTGCGAGAGGTCTTCCACCGCAACCCCGTCCTGGTCCATGCGGTCCCCGTGCCTTCGCACGCGCCGGACATCGACACCCGACAGGACCTGGCCCGCCTGGAGGCGGGCTAGACTGCGGCCATGACCATCGAACGGGTCGGCAGCGCGGAGGTGCTCGAGGAGGAGCGGACGCTCGAGGCCACCGTTCGGCCGCGCCGCCTGGACGAGTTCGCCGGGCAGGAACGGATCAAGGAGAACTTGGCCATCCTCATCGACGCCGCGCGCCAGCGGCAGGAGCCGGTCGACCACATCCTGCTCTACGGCCCGCCGGGGCTGGGCAAGACGACCCTGGCCACCATCGTGGCCGCCGAGCTGGGGGCCCAGCTGCGAACGACGTCGGGACCGGCCATCGAGCGGGCCGGCGACCTGGCCGCCATCCTGACCGGCCTGCAGCGCGGGGACGTCCTGTTCATCGACGAGATCCATCGCCTGTCGCACGTGGTCGAGGAGGTCCTGTATCCGGCCATGGAGGACTTCGTGCTCGACATCGTGCTGGGCAAGGGCCCGGGGGCGCGGACCGTGCGGCTGCAGATCGAGCCGATCACAGTCATCGGCGCCACCACTCGGGTGGGGAGCATCACCGGACCGCTGCGCGACAGGTTCGGGGTCACCCATCGGCTGGACTACTACATCGATGCCGACCTGGTCACCATCCTCCACCGCAGCGCCGGCATCCTCGACATTCCGTTGGATGACGAAGCAGCGGAGCTCATCGCGCGCCGGAGTCGCGGCACGCCGCGGATCGCCAACCGGCTCCTCAAGCGGGTCCGCGATTACGCCCAGGTGCGGGGCGACGGGGACGGGCGGGCCACGGCCGCGGCGTCGGAGGCGGCGTTGGGGCTGCTGGACATCGACGAGCGCGGCCTGGACACCCTGGACCGCCAGCTGCTGACCGCGATTGCCGAACACCACGGGGGAGGTCCGGTGGGCCTGCAGACCATGGCGGCCACCATCAGTGAGCCGGTGGAGACGATCGAAGACGTGGTGGAGCCGTACCTCATCCAGGCCGGGCTACTGGCCCGAACGTCGCGCGGGCGACAGCTGACCCCCGGCGCCTGGGCCCATCTGGGGCTGACGCCACCCGCCGAGCCGGCCCCCGTGGGGGCCGATCAGCGGGGCCTTTTCGACTAGATTTCAGCGCCCCACATCCGCCCTCGTGGCGGCCGCTCTGCCTCGCGAAGCGACCGCGCAGAAATACCCCCGACCCGGCGTTCGACGGGGGGTAGGATCGGCCTCCGGGTCGCGTCACGCACCCAGGCCCTTGGTGCGGCGTCGGCCCCGGGAGTGAGGAGGGTCCCACCAGCGTGGAACCGTTAACTTCGTTCTTCAAATTCCAGGAACGGGGTACCACGTTCGGCACCGAGATCCGGGCCGGCATCACCACCTTCTTGGTGATGGTGTACATCGTTGCGCTCAATCCGGCGATCATCGCCGGGCCGATGGGGCTCGACCCGGTGGCCGTGGCGGCCGGGACGGCGCTGGTGGCCGGAATCATGACCCTGGCCATGGGTCTCATCACCAACTATCCGTTTGCCCTGGCAGCCGGACTCGGCCTGAATGCGGTGGTCGCCTTCTTCCTGGTCCTCGGCCTCGGGATGACGGCTGCCCAGGCGATGGGCGTGATCGTCATCGAGGGTGTGATCATCACCCTGCTGGTCGTGATCGGCCTGCGGGAGGCGATCATGAATGCGGTGCCGCTCGGCCTGAAACGTGCCATCGGCGTCGGCATCGGCCTGTTCATCCTGTTCATCGGCTTCTGGGATGGCGGACTCATCGTGGGCGTCACGCCCGAGTTCGCACCACCCCCGCCGCCCCTCACCTTCGTCTTCCCGACCACAACCGCCCACTTCGTCTTCCTGGCCGGTCTGCTGCTTACGGCCGCCCTCTGGGCCCTGAAGATCAAGGGTGCGCTGATCATCAGCATCGCGGCGACCACGGTGCTGGCCATCCTCACCGGTGTTCAGCCCCTACCAACTGAATTCACCTGGACCCCGAGCTTCAGCACTCTGGGTCTCGGTCTCCAGGACCTCGGCGGGATCTTCACGATTGAGGCCGGCGTGCTGGCCGCAATCCTGGCGATCTTCACGATCATGCTGAGCGACTTCTTCGACACCATGGGCACCGTGACCGGCGTCGCCGCCGAGGCGGGCCTGACCGAAGAAGATGGGACGGTTCC from Chloroflexota bacterium encodes:
- the ruvB gene encoding Holliday junction branch migration DNA helicase RuvB, giving the protein MTIERVGSAEVLEEERTLEATVRPRRLDEFAGQERIKENLAILIDAARQRQEPVDHILLYGPPGLGKTTLATIVAAELGAQLRTTSGPAIERAGDLAAILTGLQRGDVLFIDEIHRLSHVVEEVLYPAMEDFVLDIVLGKGPGARTVRLQIEPITVIGATTRVGSITGPLRDRFGVTHRLDYYIDADLVTILHRSAGILDIPLDDEAAELIARRSRGTPRIANRLLKRVRDYAQVRGDGDGRATAAASEAALGLLDIDERGLDTLDRQLLTAIAEHHGGGPVGLQTMAATISEPVETIEDVVEPYLIQAGLLARTSRGRQLTPGAWAHLGLTPPAEPAPVGADQRGLFD
- a CDS encoding NCS2 family permease, coding for MEPLTSFFKFQERGTTFGTEIRAGITTFLVMVYIVALNPAIIAGPMGLDPVAVAAGTALVAGIMTLAMGLITNYPFALAAGLGLNAVVAFFLVLGLGMTAAQAMGVIVIEGVIITLLVVIGLREAIMNAVPLGLKRAIGVGIGLFILFIGFWDGGLIVGVTPEFAPPPPPLTFVFPTTTAHFVFLAGLLLTAALWALKIKGALIISIAATTVLAILTGVQPLPTEFTWTPSFSTLGLGLQDLGGIFTIEAGVLAAILAIFTIMLSDFFDTMGTVTGVAAEAGLTEEDGTVPGVGRVLFIDGLAAAVGGAAGVSSNTTYIESAAGVGDGGRTGMTSVVTGLLFLAVIFLAPIVQIIPLAATAPALVLVGYLMFTQIGEIDARDVVIGFPALLIMILMPLTFTITIGIGAGIVMWVILKVVTRTWAEVHWLMWLVFVAFLLYFAQALIQTYL
- a CDS encoding nucleotidyltransferase family protein → MPPMEDRSEVAAVILAAGLGRRFGGPKAVARLRGRTLLAHVAALARAAGLEPVIAVVSGTPDAPEGVIPVVNPKPERGLSSSLQLGIGAVPPGQAAVVLLVDQPTLAPESIAAVLAARGTRPILAAQSGGRLAPPVLLEPEAFPVVATLAGDIGLREVFHRNPVLVHAVPVPSHAPDIDTRQDLARLEAG
- a CDS encoding amidohydrolase family protein produces the protein MTDLLIIGGTLVDGSGAPGRAGSLAVADGRLRLLDTDQPSPPAGRVIDAAGLVVAPGFIDLHSHSGLWLLHEPLHEPKVRQGVTTEVIGVDGLSYAPMSRASDLASLVEMNAGLDGRPDVALDWDTVASYLGRFDGQVAVNVAFLIGNSALRICAMGWDDIPADHMAMSDMRAMLREGMAEGAYGVSSGLDYPPGSYASMGELADLTAAAARHGGFYHTHVRYDLGDRYLDPFREALQIGEMADGPVHLTHFYHRQTYPGGHEPMLALVDDARDAGRDVTFDTYPYEWASTRLLIQVPQWVQAGGPGPLKERLADATIRRRLHDEIQRHGPAHGAPLDWGDVRLGAFATEANQRWEGLTLEDVGRELGVDPIDALCDLLLAEDLRINQVTPGPWSETLPHFVAHPAGMVGTDSTFIGLKPSPRTYGSFPRVLGQFVRDERRLSLEEAVRKMTSAPAARLGLRDRGLLRDGYVADLVVFDPARVRSNATYDEPRQFPDGIDYVVVNGTVVVDGGRHTGALPGRALRHGRD
- a CDS encoding XdhC family protein encodes the protein MIDEALAALRAWRKEGQDAALATVVRVEGSAPRGVGAKLAVSAEGQMAGSVSGGCVEGDVVEHARAVLRSGESVLRRYGISDDQGLEVGLMCGGSIEVLIEPVRGHSASLVELFTALIAAGKPAAREIGITGTAVGTQRVLDGQEAVAATDGSDAVYDRALPAPRVWIVGAGHIAEHVAAFAARAGLTPLVVDPRRLFAEQPRLEGLEVIADWPDRAFAARELRPDDSVVVLSHDPKIDEPALVAALSADIGYVGAIGSQRAQADRRARLRAAGVDDAHLARLHAPIGLDLGGREPAEIGLAIVAELVAARHGREGGPMPRPNSGS